One part of the Suncus etruscus isolate mSunEtr1 chromosome 2, mSunEtr1.pri.cur, whole genome shotgun sequence genome encodes these proteins:
- the EAPP gene encoding E2F-associated phosphoprotein isoform X1, with protein MNRLRDDDDPYLVEEASDEEPALSSSEDEVDVLLHGTPDQKRKLIRECLTGESESSSEDEFEKEMEAELNSTIKTMEDKLSSLVKGSSLGNGQVGTAASKYYDDIYFDSDSEDEDKTAQVTKKKEKKRHRIPTNDELLYDPDKDNRDQAWVDAQRRGYHGLGIRRSHQQQRPVPNSDAVLNCPACMTTLCLDCQRHESYKTQYRAMFVMNCSVNKDEVLRYKIPENRKKRRSNKKMRSNDEDAAGQEETDELYHPVMCTECSTEVAVYDKDEVFHFFNVLASHS; from the exons TTCTGAGGATGAAGTGGATGTGCTTTTACATGGAACTCccgaccaaaaaagaaaactcatcaGAGAATGTCTTACGGGAGAAAGTGAGTCATCTAGTGAAGatgaatttgaaaaagaaatggaagctgAGTTAAATTCTACCATAAAAACAATGGAGGACAAGTTATCTTCTCTGGTAAAAG GATCTTCCTTAGGAAATGGCCAAGTTGGAACAGCTGCATCAAAATACtatgatgatatatattttgATTCTGATTCTGAGGATGAAGACAAAACAG CACAGGTaaccaagaaaaaagagaagaagcgaCACAGGATTCCAACAAATGATGAATTATTATATGACCCTGACAAAGATAACAGAGACCAGGCTTGGGTTGATGCACAGAGGAGAGG CTACCATGGTTTGGGAATACGGAGGTCACATCAACAACAGAGGCCTGTTCCAAATAGCGACGCTGTCTTGAATTGCCCTGCCTGCATGACTAcattgtgtcttgattgtcaaaG GCATGAATCCTATAAAACTCAATATAGGGCAATGTTTGTGATGAATTGTTCTGTCAACAAAGATGAGGTTCTGAGATACAAAATCCCAGAGAACAGGAAGAAAAGACGCAGCAATAAGAAGATGCGGTCTAATGATGAAGATGCTGCAGGTCAGGAAGAGACAGACGAACTCTATCACCCGGTGATGTGCACTGAGTGTTCCACTGAAGTGGCTGTCTATGACAAAGATGAAGTCTTCCACTTTTTCAATGTTTTAGCAAGCCATTCCTAA